From one Acidibrevibacterium fodinaquatile genomic stretch:
- a CDS encoding sugar ABC transporter ATP-binding protein, whose protein sequence is MRPPRLSARAVRKSFQATCAVDGVDLDLHAGEILALVGANGAGKSTLVKILCGAIAADDGQIAIDGRVVAFRAVADAHAAGIAVAHQQVAIIPCLDGAENIMLGREPRRFGLIDQAALRRKAQALADRVGVAIDLARECGALSLGETKILDILKAVAHDPAVLILDEPTASLSLAESRRLFTFLDELKARGLAILFISHHLNEVFAHCDRVAVLKDGRKVFDGSVAAATPADVVRLMVGRAIEDTKRESDGAAGDRDLALSLRGARVGRLAIPALDIRRGEIVGIAGVLGAGQTELLERLAGVPHGASAASVRLPGLARLPHSVAEAIAAGVYLVADNRIRKALFPGLDVQENLASGALGVLSRHLFMQPGVEAGAARDVIARLGIKCHGLRQDVMTLSGGNQQKVAFGRWLLRMARDRQAAPPLLLLDNPTEGVDVGAKAEIYALIHDFARKGAAVLVASAEFAELLALCDRVHCIAHHQLGAARPCAGLTEDRLLLEVA, encoded by the coding sequence ATGAGACCACCTCGTCTCTCCGCCCGCGCGGTTCGCAAGAGTTTTCAGGCGACGTGCGCGGTTGACGGGGTGGATCTCGATCTTCATGCCGGTGAGATCCTGGCGCTGGTCGGGGCCAACGGCGCCGGCAAATCGACGCTGGTGAAGATTCTCTGCGGCGCCATCGCGGCCGATGACGGGCAGATCGCGATCGACGGGCGGGTGGTCGCTTTCCGTGCCGTGGCGGACGCGCACGCCGCCGGTATCGCGGTTGCGCATCAGCAGGTCGCGATCATCCCCTGCCTCGACGGGGCCGAGAATATCATGCTCGGCCGCGAGCCACGCCGTTTTGGGCTGATCGACCAGGCCGCCCTGCGCCGCAAGGCGCAGGCGCTCGCCGATCGCGTCGGGGTTGCGATCGATCTGGCGCGGGAGTGCGGCGCGCTTTCGCTCGGCGAGACCAAGATCCTCGATATCCTCAAGGCGGTGGCGCATGATCCGGCCGTCCTGATCCTCGATGAGCCGACGGCGTCGCTATCGCTCGCTGAAAGCCGGCGGCTATTCACCTTCCTTGATGAGCTGAAGGCGCGCGGCCTCGCCATTCTGTTCATTTCACATCATTTGAACGAGGTCTTCGCCCATTGCGACCGCGTCGCGGTGCTGAAGGACGGGCGGAAAGTGTTCGACGGCTCGGTTGCCGCAGCGACGCCGGCCGACGTCGTGCGCCTCATGGTTGGCCGCGCGATCGAGGATACCAAGAGGGAAAGCGATGGTGCGGCGGGTGATCGCGACCTCGCCCTTTCGCTGCGGGGCGCGCGGGTCGGGCGGCTTGCGATCCCGGCACTCGACATCCGGCGGGGTGAGATCGTCGGTATCGCCGGGGTTCTGGGCGCGGGGCAAACCGAGCTGCTCGAACGCCTCGCCGGTGTCCCGCATGGCGCATCTGCCGCGAGCGTAAGGCTCCCCGGCCTCGCGCGGCTTCCGCACAGTGTCGCCGAGGCGATCGCTGCTGGCGTCTATCTCGTCGCCGATAACCGCATTCGAAAGGCGCTGTTTCCGGGCCTCGACGTGCAGGAAAACCTTGCGAGCGGCGCACTCGGCGTGCTGAGCCGCCATCTCTTCATGCAGCCGGGGGTGGAAGCCGGCGCCGCGCGGGACGTTATCGCCCGGCTCGGCATCAAATGCCATGGCCTGCGTCAGGACGTCATGACCCTCTCTGGCGGCAATCAGCAGAAGGTTGCCTTCGGCCGCTGGCTTTTGCGCATGGCGCGTGATCGGCAGGCGGCGCCGCCGCTCCTCCTCCTCGACAACCCGACCGAGGGGGTCGATGTCGGCGCCAAGGCGGAAATCTACGCGCTGATCCACGATTTTGCCCGCAAGGGTGCCGCGGTGCTGGTCGCCAGCGCCGAATTCGCCGAGTTGCTGGCGCTGTGCGACCGCGTCCACTGCATCGCCCATCACCAGCTCGGCGCCGCCCGCCCCTGCGCCGGGCTCACGGAAGACCGGCTTTTGCTGGAGGTTGCCTGA
- a CDS encoding sugar-binding transcriptional regulator: MSQPDPSRPMPLHLGQEPDEALIVRAAWLYHLVGKTQEEVAAQLGLHRSRVVRLLAEARERGLVSVTIHHDAVHDLEIERTIASRFGLDFCFATLPTGLSETANAAIAAAQGVIARRAVGSAAASLLRGRLAQGRLTVGVSWGRTLEQVALHLTGVRNPEARFVSLMGSLSHNSASNTFEVVQAFAARANGEGHFLPIPFIADSIDDRAVLLSQRSVAAALAMAHNADFYLISVGELSETSLLRQRGMVGADELAELRRLGAVCDTLGLFFDAQGRRIDHPLSRRALAVDFERLIGRDVVLLGAGIEKVAAVAALLRTGVARGLVIDGDAARLLATQC, encoded by the coding sequence ATGAGCCAGCCCGATCCCTCGCGGCCGATGCCGCTCCATCTCGGCCAGGAGCCTGACGAGGCTCTCATTGTTCGTGCCGCGTGGCTCTATCACCTGGTCGGCAAGACGCAGGAGGAAGTGGCGGCGCAGCTTGGCCTTCACCGCAGCCGCGTCGTCCGTCTGCTTGCCGAGGCGCGCGAACGCGGGCTGGTGAGCGTCACCATCCATCATGACGCGGTGCATGATCTCGAAATCGAGCGCACGATCGCGTCGCGATTTGGCCTCGACTTTTGTTTTGCGACCTTGCCGACCGGGCTCTCGGAAACCGCAAACGCCGCGATCGCCGCGGCCCAGGGCGTGATCGCGCGCCGCGCCGTCGGCTCGGCTGCGGCCTCGCTATTGCGCGGCCGGCTGGCGCAAGGGCGGCTTACCGTCGGGGTGAGTTGGGGGCGGACCCTGGAACAAGTGGCCCTGCATCTGACGGGTGTGCGCAATCCGGAGGCGCGGTTCGTGTCGTTGATGGGATCGCTGTCTCATAATTCCGCCTCCAACACCTTCGAGGTGGTGCAGGCCTTTGCCGCCCGCGCCAACGGCGAGGGGCATTTTCTCCCCATTCCCTTCATCGCCGACAGCATCGATGACCGGGCGGTTTTGCTGTCGCAGCGCAGTGTCGCGGCCGCACTCGCGATGGCGCACAACGCCGATTTCTATCTGATCAGCGTCGGCGAGCTGAGCGAAACCTCTCTGCTGCGCCAGCGGGGCATGGTCGGCGCCGATGAATTGGCGGAACTGCGCCGCCTCGGCGCCGTTTGCGACACGCTCGGGCTATTCTTTGACGCGCAGGGGCGAAGAATCGATCACCCGCTGTCACGCCGTGCGCTGGCGGTTGATTTCGAGCGCCTGATCGGACGTGATGTTGTGCTGCTCGGTGCCGGGATCGAAAAAGTCGCTGCGGTGGCAGCGCTCTTGCGCACTGGGGTCGCAAGAGGACTAGTCATTGACGGAGATGCAGCGCGCCTGCTCGCGACGCAATGCTAA
- a CDS encoding ABC transporter permease: MSTSDTEVPQALADAEGARVANFLARYGTVLAAVAIFVAFSLASNRFVSAANLGNILVQISVLMVVSSGLTVAVASGEFDLSVGEVAGLSGVLAAGMMVWAKLPVALAILAPVACGTAIGLVNGFLVTRLRIPSLIATLAMGPIALGANYAYDGGDSIYATFPDSFYYIATGRLFGIIPVPIVIALVVVAVFYVLLNRTRIGRAIVATGANIQAARLSGIAVDRCRVLALALSAFGAAMGGIMLTARLGTGQPGAGEPYLLDSLTAVFLGMTAFKPGRATVQGTLVGVVIIGMLDNGLNLLGAPFYLQNEVRGVVMIAAVSLAVLRGEIRFF, from the coding sequence ATGAGCACGAGCGACACCGAAGTCCCGCAGGCGCTTGCCGACGCCGAGGGCGCGCGGGTTGCCAATTTTCTCGCCCGCTATGGTACCGTGCTCGCGGCGGTCGCGATTTTCGTCGCGTTCTCGCTCGCCAGCAATCGCTTCGTCTCGGCCGCCAATCTCGGCAATATTCTCGTTCAGATTTCGGTGCTGATGGTGGTGTCCTCGGGCCTCACCGTCGCGGTCGCGAGCGGCGAGTTCGATCTTTCGGTCGGCGAGGTCGCCGGGCTTTCGGGTGTGCTCGCGGCGGGGATGATGGTGTGGGCGAAGCTGCCGGTCGCGCTCGCCATTCTCGCGCCGGTCGCATGCGGCACGGCGATCGGCCTCGTTAACGGATTTTTGGTGACGCGGCTGCGGATCCCCTCCCTGATCGCGACCCTGGCGATGGGGCCGATCGCGCTTGGCGCCAATTATGCCTATGACGGCGGCGATTCGATTTATGCGACCTTTCCGGACTCGTTTTATTATATCGCAACCGGCCGGCTGTTCGGCATCATCCCCGTGCCGATCGTCATCGCGCTTGTCGTTGTCGCGGTTTTTTATGTCCTCCTCAATCGCACGCGTATCGGCCGCGCCATCGTCGCGACCGGGGCCAACATCCAGGCGGCGCGGCTTTCCGGCATCGCCGTCGATCGCTGCCGGGTGCTGGCACTGGCGCTTTCTGCCTTCGGCGCGGCGATGGGCGGGATTATGCTGACGGCGCGGCTCGGCACCGGCCAGCCGGGCGCCGGCGAGCCCTATCTGCTCGATAGTCTGACCGCCGTGTTCCTCGGCATGACCGCGTTCAAGCCGGGGCGGGCGACGGTGCAGGGCACGTTGGTCGGCGTCGTCATCATCGGCATGCTCGATAACGGCCTCAATCTGCTCGGCGCCCCTTTCTATCTGCAAAACGAGGTGCGCGGCGTGGTGATGATCGCTGCCGTCAGCCTCGCCGTGCTGCGCGGCGAAATCCGGTTTTTCTGA
- a CDS encoding IS630 family transposase (programmed frameshift), whose product MTVAITRLDLSAMALRERAARATDAKVSRRLLAIALVLEGWSRRDAAEACAMDRQTLRDWVHRYNALGPDGLGDAPRRNGPPPRLSASQQAQIAAWVRQGPDLERDGVVRWRCVDLQRRIETEFAVTLHETSISRLLRRLKFTRVQPRPYHPKKDAAAQDIFKKNFAGLVAAAIPVTAARKPIEVWFADEARVGQKGTLRYVWAERGSRPLAVRDNRHDSAYLFGAVCPARCLGAAIIMPAVNSEAMAEHLREISTQVAPGAHAVLVLDGAGWHQAGERLPVPDNISLLSLPPYSPELNPVENIWQFLRSNFLNHQVWNSYDEILAACRNAWNKFMQMPEQIASITQRDWIKAVIG is encoded by the exons ATGACGGTAGCGATAACGCGTTTGGACTTGTCGGCTATGGCGCTGCGCGAGCGGGCGGCTCGTGCGACGGATGCGAAAGTTTCGAGGCGCCTTTTGGCGATTGCTCTTGTTCTTGAAGGCTGGTCTCGGCGCGATGCGGCCGAGGCTTGTGCCATGGACCGCCAGACGCTGCGCGACTGGGTGCACCGTTACAATGCATTGGGACCTGACGGGCTGGGCGATGCGCCGCGCCGCAACGGCCCGCCACCCCGATTGTCGGCTTCGCAGCAGGCGCAGATCGCGGCATGGGTCAGGCAGGGCCCGGACCTGGAGCGTGACGGCGTGGTGCGGTGGCGCTGTGTTGACCTACAGCGACGGATCGAGACCGAGTTTGCGGTTACCCTGCACGAGACGTCGATCAGCCGATTGTTGCGGCGGCTCAAGTTCACGCGGGTCCAGCCGCGTCCGTATCATCCGAAGAAGGACGCTGCGGCACAGGACATTTTTAAAAAGA ACTTCGCTGGCCTGGTAGCGGCGGCGATCCCGGTCACGGCGGCCCGTAAGCCGATCGAGGTGTGGTTCGCCGATGAAGCCCGTGTCGGTCAGAAGGGAACCCTGCGCTATGTCTGGGCAGAGCGGGGTTCCCGACCACTGGCGGTGCGCGACAATCGCCATGACTCCGCCTATCTGTTTGGTGCCGTCTGCCCAGCACGCTGTCTTGGTGCCGCCATCATCATGCCGGCGGTCAACAGCGAGGCGATGGCCGAGCATCTTCGCGAAATCAGCACGCAGGTCGCGCCCGGTGCGCACGCCGTGCTGGTGCTCGATGGCGCCGGCTGGCATCAAGCCGGCGAACGTTTGCCGGTGCCCGACAACATCAGCCTGCTATCGCTGCCGCCCTATTCGCCAGAGCTCAACCCAGTCGAAAACATCTGGCAATTTCTGCGCAGCAACTTCCTAAACCATCAGGTCTGGAACAGCTACGACGAAATCCTTGCCGCCTGCCGAAACGCCTGGAACAAGTTCATGCAAATGCCAGAACAAATCGCTTCGATCACCCAACGAGACTGGATCAAAGCGGTCATTGGATAG
- a CDS encoding sugar ABC transporter substrate-binding protein produces the protein MENDTQIPDFASRRALLQGLGLGAAALAGPKLAQFALGSTPARAAEGKPVKLAVVAQQMAAQSDQRAWAGFQQWLKTTGLDKTWQVTQTDAKGDPGALVSQIEDAITAKSDAIMVLFGTLTAAHSALANLERSKIPFFSLDSGWQAPALADITSNNWVMGGAFGQYMVERLLADGKQKANICAIIANFHHGTRKRGKVMKAILGENEWINLKAERVIQYQGFFETTQNAVNDWLTRYGDELDAIWCPWDEPAMAAAEVIQAHKLEHKVFVVGCDGHPTALERMRNPDYPLVATCAQAFELWGAYGGWMVNEIVGKGRSAKEIVPVPTVDFPAPLLVKGVNIPSAGKPTYDATDLYYIYRDRAVAGMKG, from the coding sequence ATGGAAAACGATACGCAAATTCCCGACTTCGCTTCGAGGCGCGCCTTGCTGCAAGGCCTCGGCCTCGGTGCCGCCGCCTTGGCCGGCCCGAAACTGGCGCAATTCGCGCTCGGCAGCACGCCGGCACGGGCCGCGGAGGGCAAGCCGGTGAAACTCGCCGTGGTCGCGCAGCAAATGGCGGCGCAATCCGACCAGCGCGCCTGGGCGGGGTTTCAGCAATGGCTCAAGACCACCGGCCTCGATAAGACCTGGCAGGTGACACAGACCGACGCCAAAGGCGATCCTGGCGCGCTGGTCAGCCAGATCGAAGACGCGATCACCGCCAAATCCGACGCCATCATGGTATTGTTCGGGACATTGACCGCAGCCCACAGCGCGCTCGCCAATCTCGAACGCAGCAAGATCCCGTTCTTTAGCCTCGATTCCGGCTGGCAGGCGCCGGCGCTTGCGGACATCACCAGCAATAACTGGGTGATGGGCGGTGCCTTTGGGCAATATATGGTCGAGCGATTGCTCGCGGATGGCAAGCAGAAGGCCAATATCTGTGCAATCATTGCCAATTTCCATCACGGTACGCGCAAGCGCGGCAAGGTTATGAAAGCGATCCTCGGAGAAAATGAATGGATTAATCTGAAAGCCGAGCGTGTTATTCAGTATCAGGGATTCTTTGAGACCACCCAGAACGCCGTCAATGACTGGCTGACACGCTATGGCGATGAGCTGGATGCGATCTGGTGCCCGTGGGACGAGCCGGCGATGGCCGCTGCCGAAGTCATCCAGGCGCACAAGCTCGAGCACAAGGTCTTCGTCGTCGGCTGCGACGGCCATCCGACGGCGCTGGAGCGGATGCGCAATCCGGATTACCCGCTGGTTGCGACCTGCGCGCAGGCCTTCGAATTGTGGGGGGCTTATGGCGGCTGGATGGTGAACGAGATCGTCGGCAAGGGGCGTTCGGCGAAAGAGATCGTGCCGGTGCCGACGGTCGATTTCCCGGCGCCGCTCCTGGTCAAGGGCGTCAATATTCCGTCGGCCGGCAAGCCCACCTATGACGCGACCGATCTCTACTACATCTATCGCGACCGCGCCGTCGCGGGCATGAAGGGCTGA
- a CDS encoding acetoin dehydrogenase dihydrolipoyllysine-residue acetyltransferase subunit yields the protein MTALLTLPRLGETMESGRIVTWLKQPGEAFRRGETIVEIESDKTVVELPALADGTLVEVLAPAGADVAVGAPLCRYEVAGAAPPEAGAPKGVSVAAVAETMPAPAAPAPSPPPTESGRRRATPLARRLAAREGIDLAALAGSGRRGRIEARDVRAAVTGAAPDALAVRRWPASGALRRTVVLVHGFGGDAQTWALLATHLARQGFAVSAPDLPGHGATILPADTLDALAEPLAPLLAADTPVELVGHSLGGAVAALLARRHPERVARLTLIAPVGIGDAIDADFIHGLATVRSAGGLAHLLRRLSPHPPALSPEQLTAMAERLAAGHFAALAEVTAGGGRQQIDILPVLAALPMPVRVVWGTADAIIPWTQVQNLPPRIAIHLIAGAGHMPQWDAPQPIAALFDG from the coding sequence ATGACGGCGCTGCTGACCCTGCCCCGGCTCGGCGAGACGATGGAGAGCGGGCGCATCGTCACCTGGCTAAAGCAGCCGGGCGAGGCGTTCCGGCGCGGCGAGACCATCGTCGAGATCGAGAGCGACAAGACCGTGGTCGAGCTGCCGGCGCTGGCTGACGGAACGCTGGTCGAGGTGCTGGCGCCGGCCGGGGCGGATGTCGCGGTCGGCGCGCCGCTCTGCCGCTATGAGGTGGCCGGCGCTGCCCCGCCCGAGGCCGGTGCGCCCAAAGGCGTCTCCGTTGCCGCGGTCGCCGAGACCATGCCGGCGCCCGCCGCGCCCGCCCCTTCGCCGCCGCCGACGGAGAGTGGCCGTCGGCGCGCGACCCCGCTTGCCCGCCGTCTGGCGGCGCGCGAGGGGATTGATCTCGCAGCCCTCGCGGGTAGCGGCCGGCGCGGCCGGATCGAAGCGCGTGACGTGCGCGCGGCCGTCACCGGCGCTGCGCCTGACGCGCTCGCGGTGCGACGCTGGCCGGCGAGCGGTGCGCTGCGTCGCACGGTGGTGCTGGTGCACGGTTTCGGTGGTGACGCGCAAACCTGGGCACTGTTGGCGACGCATCTCGCACGCCAGGGATTTGCCGTTTCCGCCCCCGATCTTCCCGGCCACGGCGCGACCATCCTCCCCGCCGACACGCTCGATGCGCTCGCTGAGCCGCTCGCGCCGCTGCTCGCGGCAGACACGCCGGTGGAGCTGGTCGGGCACTCGCTCGGCGGTGCGGTTGCGGCCCTGCTCGCGCGCCGGCACCCAGAGCGGGTCGCGCGGCTCACGCTGATCGCCCCGGTCGGGATCGGTGATGCGATCGACGCCGATTTCATCCACGGCCTTGCCACGGTCCGGAGTGCGGGTGGGCTCGCGCATCTGCTGCGCCGCCTCTCGCCGCACCCACCAGCCCTTTCGCCCGAGCAGCTCACCGCGATGGCCGAGCGCCTGGCGGCGGGGCACTTTGCCGCCCTCGCCGAGGTAACCGCCGGCGGCGGGCGTCAGCAGATCGACATCCTGCCGGTGCTGGCGGCGCTGCCGATGCCGGTTCGCGTCGTCTGGGGCACGGCCGATGCCATCATTCCCTGGACGCAAGTGCAGAACCTGCCGCCGCGCATTGCGATCCACCTGATCGCCGGCGCCGGCCACATGCCGCAATGGGACGCGCCGCAGCCTATCGCCGCCTTGTTCGACGGCTGA
- a CDS encoding alpha-ketoacid dehydrogenase subunit beta, with translation MDSDTHLSETTYRDALRRALDESMREDPRIIVIGEEVGRYGGAYGVTKDLIDEFGDARLIDTPISEPAIVGAAIGAAMTGLRPVAELMYVDFLGLVMDQLANQAAKIRYMFGGQIGVPMVLRTQGGTGRSAGAQHSQSLEGWVMHTPGLRLAMPATAADAYHLLRHALTLPDPVVFIEHKALYARKELVDFAAPVPPWGQAVIRRAGDDVCLVAYSRMVHVALAAAERLAERGITAEVIDLRTLNPLDMATVAASVARIGRAVVVSEGYLTAGVAAELAARISEECFDFLEDPVIRIAGEDVPIPVSPALEAAAVPDAALIVETVARMLG, from the coding sequence ATGGATAGCGACACGCACTTGAGCGAGACCACCTACCGCGACGCGCTGCGCCGCGCGCTCGACGAGTCGATGCGCGAGGACCCGCGCATCATCGTCATCGGCGAGGAGGTCGGCCGTTATGGCGGCGCCTATGGCGTTACCAAGGATCTGATCGACGAGTTCGGGGACGCGCGGCTGATCGACACCCCGATCAGCGAGCCGGCGATCGTCGGGGCCGCGATCGGCGCGGCGATGACCGGGCTCAGGCCGGTCGCTGAGCTGATGTATGTCGATTTCCTCGGCCTGGTGATGGACCAGCTCGCCAATCAGGCCGCCAAGATCCGTTATATGTTTGGTGGCCAGATCGGCGTGCCGATGGTCCTTCGCACCCAAGGCGGAACCGGGCGTTCAGCCGGCGCGCAGCATTCGCAGAGCTTGGAGGGCTGGGTGATGCACACGCCCGGCCTGCGCCTCGCGATGCCGGCAACCGCCGCCGACGCCTATCATTTGCTGCGCCATGCTCTGACCTTGCCCGATCCGGTCGTCTTCATCGAGCACAAGGCGCTCTACGCCCGCAAGGAGTTGGTCGATTTTGCCGCGCCGGTCCCGCCTTGGGGGCAGGCGGTGATCCGCCGTGCTGGTGACGATGTCTGCCTCGTCGCCTATTCACGGATGGTGCATGTCGCGCTCGCGGCGGCAGAGCGACTGGCCGAGCGCGGCATCACCGCCGAGGTGATCGATCTCCGCACCTTGAACCCGCTCGACATGGCAACGGTTGCCGCCTCGGTTGCGCGCATCGGGCGGGCGGTGGTGGTGAGCGAAGGGTATCTCACCGCCGGGGTTGCGGCCGAGCTTGCTGCACGCATCAGTGAAGAATGCTTCGATTTCCTCGAAGATCCGGTGATCCGCATCGCCGGCGAGGATGTGCCGATCCCGGTTTCGCCGGCGCTGGAAGCGGCGGCGGTGCCGGATGCGGCGCTGATCGTCGAAACCGTTGCCCGGATGCTTGGCTGA
- a CDS encoding fasciclin domain-containing protein, with amino-acid sequence MKRMIAFSLGTALAFAAGGAWAAQDSVVMVGGQAMYPSKTIVMNAVNSADHTTLVAAVKAAGLVDALNGKGPLTVFAPTNEAFNDLPAGTVASLVKPENKATLNKILTYHVVAGDYTSTALRKLILAGNGMATLKTLEGGTLTFMMNGSQNIVMKDEKGNVADITIYDVKQANGVIHVVDKVLMPN; translated from the coding sequence ATGAAACGAATGATCGCGTTTTCTTTGGGAACGGCTCTGGCGTTCGCCGCCGGCGGGGCCTGGGCGGCGCAGGACAGCGTCGTCATGGTCGGCGGCCAGGCGATGTATCCCTCGAAAACGATCGTGATGAACGCAGTCAATTCCGCCGACCACACGACGCTGGTCGCGGCGGTGAAGGCGGCGGGCCTGGTCGATGCGTTGAACGGCAAAGGTCCGCTCACGGTTTTCGCCCCGACCAACGAAGCGTTCAATGATCTGCCCGCGGGCACGGTCGCATCCCTGGTCAAGCCCGAGAACAAGGCGACGCTGAACAAGATTCTCACCTATCACGTGGTCGCCGGCGATTACACCTCGACCGCGCTCCGCAAGCTGATCCTCGCCGGCAACGGCATGGCGACGCTGAAAACGCTCGAGGGCGGCACCCTCACCTTCATGATGAACGGCTCGCAGAACATCGTCATGAAGGACGAGAAGGGCAACGTCGCCGATATCACCATCTATGACGTCAAACAGGCCAACGGCGTTATTCACGTCGTTGATAAGGTGCTGATGCCGAACTGA
- a CDS encoding thiamine pyrophosphate-dependent dehydrogenase E1 component subunit alpha, giving the protein MTQRANLPLFDLYRTMRRIRSFEERVAELYVRGLSAGSMLHLSIGEEAAAAGVCAALRPADSFTTHHRGHGIFLARGADPKRMMAEIAGKAEGYCAGKGGSMHIADMALGHLGANAIVGGGIPHVVGAGLSYKHLGKDAVSVAFFGDGAMQQGILYESMNMAALWALPVLFVCVNNQYGMGTRVDRATRVTDFAARAGALGLLAESADGEDVTAVFTAAETLVAEARGGRPGFLAISCFRFFGHGRMDKSPYRSAEEEEAGRQRDPVRHARAALVTRGESDEAALDALDLAIAREMDDAIDFAAAAAPPAFDALFRDVFAPGEPAPEPLRARLDRVLAGA; this is encoded by the coding sequence ATGACCCAGCGTGCCAACCTGCCGCTGTTTGATCTCTATCGCACGATGCGCCGCATCCGCTCGTTCGAGGAGCGTGTCGCCGAACTCTATGTGCGCGGACTTTCGGCCGGCTCGATGCTGCATCTCTCCATCGGCGAAGAGGCGGCGGCGGCGGGCGTCTGTGCCGCGCTCAGGCCGGCCGACAGTTTCACGACGCATCATCGCGGCCATGGCATTTTTCTCGCCCGTGGCGCCGATCCCAAGCGCATGATGGCCGAGATCGCCGGCAAGGCGGAAGGCTATTGCGCCGGCAAGGGTGGCTCGATGCATATCGCCGACATGGCGCTCGGCCATCTCGGCGCCAACGCCATCGTCGGCGGCGGCATTCCGCATGTCGTCGGCGCTGGGTTGAGCTACAAGCATCTCGGCAAGGATGCCGTTTCCGTCGCGTTCTTTGGCGACGGGGCGATGCAGCAGGGCATTCTCTATGAAAGCATGAACATGGCGGCGCTGTGGGCGCTGCCGGTGTTGTTCGTGTGCGTGAACAATCAATACGGCATGGGCACCAGGGTCGATCGCGCAACGCGGGTCACCGATTTTGCCGCACGCGCAGGGGCGCTCGGCCTTCTCGCCGAAAGCGCCGATGGCGAGGACGTCACCGCCGTTTTCACCGCGGCGGAAACGCTGGTCGCCGAGGCCCGCGGCGGTCGTCCGGGTTTTCTCGCGATTTCCTGCTTTCGCTTCTTCGGCCATGGCCGAATGGACAAAAGCCCATACCGCAGCGCCGAGGAAGAAGAGGCCGGGCGCCAGCGCGACCCGGTACGCCATGCGCGCGCGGCGCTCGTCACGCGTGGCGAGAGCGATGAGGCGGCGCTCGATGCGCTCGACCTTGCCATCGCGCGCGAGATGGATGACGCGATCGATTTCGCCGCCGCCGCCGCGCCGCCGGCCTTTGACGCGCTGTTTCGTGATGTTTTCGCCCCCGGCGAGCCGGCGCCCGAGCCGCTGCGGGCGCGGCTCGATCGCGTGCTGGCAGGTGCCTGA